The Oncorhynchus tshawytscha isolate Ot180627B linkage group LG12, Otsh_v2.0, whole genome shotgun sequence genome includes a window with the following:
- the LOC112263643 gene encoding ubiquitin-like protein 7 isoform X3: protein MIHYYHNVYSITSALVSVIVDHVTKHGLNIVSTKQILMMSGWHLSLKLVDQPKSTFHFPETMPGDVSPGGYRVSTLKQLVSAQLPDSLPDPELIELVHCGRKLKDDLTLDSCGIQPGSTLHILKRTWPEPDINPEPVNRTTAAREFRVLQAALHSNSTYRDSVFKMLTNKESLDQIIVATPGLRSDPVALGVLQDKDLFVQFTDPNMLDVLISSHPALVNAIILVLHSVAGSMPAQSSAGSSRNVSSSSYSDMPGGFMFEGMSDDDEDFQSGNQAGPSNRTGGPAGMRPVSLGHSGATGPRPITQSELATALALASTPESSAVTPTAGAQQDTSSGVPPTPAGTPVSNDLFSQALQQALQASSMSSLQGRWQSQLQQLRDMGIQDEELMLRALQATEGDIQSALELIFAGGPGL from the exons ATGATACATTATTACCATAATGTATATTCCATTACTTCCGCCTTGGTCAGCGTGATTGTGGACCACGTGACTAAACACGGACTAAACATCGTTTCAACAAAGCAAATC CTTATGATGTCGGGGTGGCACCTGTCATTGAAGCTGGTGGATCAGCCCAAATCCACCTTCCACTTCCCTGAGACTATGCCTGGAGACGTGTCTCCCGGCGGGTACCGAGTCTCTACTCTGAAACAACTCGTTTCGGCACAGCTCCCGGATTCCCTACCGGACCCCGAACTCATAG AGCTGGTACACTGTGGTCGCAAGTTGAAGGATGACCTGACTTTAGACTCCTGTGGGATCCAGCCTGGATCGACCCTGCACATCCTCAAAAGGACCTGGCCTGAACCAGACATCAATCCAG AGCCAGTGAACAGGACGACTGCAGCCAGGGAGTTCCGTGTGCTGCAGGCAGCCCTCCACTCCAACTCCACCTACAGAGACTCG GTGTTTAAGATGCTGACTAATAAGGAGTCTCTAGATCAGATCATTGTGGCCACTCCAGGGCTTAGATCTGACCCGGTAGCGCTAG GAGTGCTCCAAGACAAAGATCTATTTGTGCAATTCACAGACCCCAACATGCTGGATGT GTTGATCAGTTCTCACCCAGCCCTGGTCAATGCCATCATCCTGGTCCTCCACTCAGTGGCTGGCAGCATGCCTGCTCAGTCCAGCGCCGGCTCCTCCCGCAACGTCTCCTCCAGCTCCTACAGTGACATGCCAG GAGGGTTTATGTTTGAGGGCATGTCTGATGACGATGAAGATTTCCAATCG GGCAATCAGGCAGGACCATCCAACCGAACCGGGGGCCCAGCAGGAATGCGGCCAGTGTCccttggccatagtggagctACAGGCCCTCGACCCATAACACAGAGTGAGCTGGCCACTGCCCTGGCCCTGGCCAGTACTCCTGAGAGCAGTGCTGTTACTCCCACTGCAGGGGCTCAG CAGGACACCTCATCTGGAGTGCCTCCCACGCCAGCAGGGACTCCTGTCAGCAATGACCTTTTCAGCCAGGCACTGCAGCAGGCTCTGCAGGCCTCCAGCATGTCCTCTCTGCAG GGGCGTTGGCAGTCCCAGCTGCAGCAGCTGAGAGACATGGGGATCCAGGATGAGGAGCTGATGTTACGGGCGCTCCAGGCTACAGAGGGGGACATCCAGTCAGCTCTGGAGCTCATCTTCGCTGGAGGGCCAGGACTCTGA
- the LOC112263643 gene encoding ubiquitin-like protein 7 isoform X4, producing the protein MMSGWHLSLKLVDQPKSTFHFPETMPGDVSPGGYRVSTLKQLVSAQLPDSLPDPELIELVHCGRKLKDDLTLDSCGIQPGSTLHILKRTWPEPDINPEPVNRTTAAREFRVLQAALHSNSTYRDSVFKMLTNKESLDQIIVATPGLRSDPVALGVLQDKDLFVQFTDPNMLDVLISSHPALVNAIILVLHSVAGSMPAQSSAGSSRNVSSSSYSDMPGGFMFEGMSDDDEDFQSGNQAGPSNRTGGPAGMRPVSLGHSGATGPRPITQSELATALALASTPESSAVTPTAGAQQDTSSGVPPTPAGTPVSNDLFSQALQQALQASSMSSLQGRWQSQLQQLRDMGIQDEELMLRALQATEGDIQSALELIFAGGPGL; encoded by the exons ATGATGTCGGGGTGGCACCTGTCATTGAAGCTGGTGGATCAGCCCAAATCCACCTTCCACTTCCCTGAGACTATGCCTGGAGACGTGTCTCCCGGCGGGTACCGAGTCTCTACTCTGAAACAACTCGTTTCGGCACAGCTCCCGGATTCCCTACCGGACCCCGAACTCATAG AGCTGGTACACTGTGGTCGCAAGTTGAAGGATGACCTGACTTTAGACTCCTGTGGGATCCAGCCTGGATCGACCCTGCACATCCTCAAAAGGACCTGGCCTGAACCAGACATCAATCCAG AGCCAGTGAACAGGACGACTGCAGCCAGGGAGTTCCGTGTGCTGCAGGCAGCCCTCCACTCCAACTCCACCTACAGAGACTCG GTGTTTAAGATGCTGACTAATAAGGAGTCTCTAGATCAGATCATTGTGGCCACTCCAGGGCTTAGATCTGACCCGGTAGCGCTAG GAGTGCTCCAAGACAAAGATCTATTTGTGCAATTCACAGACCCCAACATGCTGGATGT GTTGATCAGTTCTCACCCAGCCCTGGTCAATGCCATCATCCTGGTCCTCCACTCAGTGGCTGGCAGCATGCCTGCTCAGTCCAGCGCCGGCTCCTCCCGCAACGTCTCCTCCAGCTCCTACAGTGACATGCCAG GAGGGTTTATGTTTGAGGGCATGTCTGATGACGATGAAGATTTCCAATCG GGCAATCAGGCAGGACCATCCAACCGAACCGGGGGCCCAGCAGGAATGCGGCCAGTGTCccttggccatagtggagctACAGGCCCTCGACCCATAACACAGAGTGAGCTGGCCACTGCCCTGGCCCTGGCCAGTACTCCTGAGAGCAGTGCTGTTACTCCCACTGCAGGGGCTCAG CAGGACACCTCATCTGGAGTGCCTCCCACGCCAGCAGGGACTCCTGTCAGCAATGACCTTTTCAGCCAGGCACTGCAGCAGGCTCTGCAGGCCTCCAGCATGTCCTCTCTGCAG GGGCGTTGGCAGTCCCAGCTGCAGCAGCTGAGAGACATGGGGATCCAGGATGAGGAGCTGATGTTACGGGCGCTCCAGGCTACAGAGGGGGACATCCAGTCAGCTCTGGAGCTCATCTTCGCTGGAGGGCCAGGACTCTGA
- the LOC112263643 gene encoding ubiquitin-like protein 7 isoform X2 has protein sequence MIHYYHNVYSITSALVSVIVDHVTKHGLNIVSTKQIQQLMMSGWHLSLKLVDQPKSTFHFPETMPGDVSPGGYRVSTLKQLVSAQLPDSLPDPELIELVHCGRKLKDDLTLDSCGIQPGSTLHILKRTWPEPDINPEPVNRTTAAREFRVLQAALHSNSTYRDSVFKMLTNKESLDQIIVATPGLRSDPVALGVLQDKDLFVQFTDPNMLDVLISSHPALVNAIILVLHSVAGSMPAQSSAGSSRNVSSSSYSDMPGGFMFEGMSDDDEDFQSGNQAGPSNRTGGPAGMRPVSLGHSGATGPRPITQSELATALALASTPESSAVTPTAGAQDTSSGVPPTPAGTPVSNDLFSQALQQALQASSMSSLQGRWQSQLQQLRDMGIQDEELMLRALQATEGDIQSALELIFAGGPGL, from the exons ATGATACATTATTACCATAATGTATATTCCATTACTTCCGCCTTGGTCAGCGTGATTGTGGACCACGTGACTAAACACGGACTAAACATCGTTTCAACAAAGCAAATC CAACAGCTTATGATGTCGGGGTGGCACCTGTCATTGAAGCTGGTGGATCAGCCCAAATCCACCTTCCACTTCCCTGAGACTATGCCTGGAGACGTGTCTCCCGGCGGGTACCGAGTCTCTACTCTGAAACAACTCGTTTCGGCACAGCTCCCGGATTCCCTACCGGACCCCGAACTCATAG AGCTGGTACACTGTGGTCGCAAGTTGAAGGATGACCTGACTTTAGACTCCTGTGGGATCCAGCCTGGATCGACCCTGCACATCCTCAAAAGGACCTGGCCTGAACCAGACATCAATCCAG AGCCAGTGAACAGGACGACTGCAGCCAGGGAGTTCCGTGTGCTGCAGGCAGCCCTCCACTCCAACTCCACCTACAGAGACTCG GTGTTTAAGATGCTGACTAATAAGGAGTCTCTAGATCAGATCATTGTGGCCACTCCAGGGCTTAGATCTGACCCGGTAGCGCTAG GAGTGCTCCAAGACAAAGATCTATTTGTGCAATTCACAGACCCCAACATGCTGGATGT GTTGATCAGTTCTCACCCAGCCCTGGTCAATGCCATCATCCTGGTCCTCCACTCAGTGGCTGGCAGCATGCCTGCTCAGTCCAGCGCCGGCTCCTCCCGCAACGTCTCCTCCAGCTCCTACAGTGACATGCCAG GAGGGTTTATGTTTGAGGGCATGTCTGATGACGATGAAGATTTCCAATCG GGCAATCAGGCAGGACCATCCAACCGAACCGGGGGCCCAGCAGGAATGCGGCCAGTGTCccttggccatagtggagctACAGGCCCTCGACCCATAACACAGAGTGAGCTGGCCACTGCCCTGGCCCTGGCCAGTACTCCTGAGAGCAGTGCTGTTACTCCCACTGCAGGGGCTCAG GACACCTCATCTGGAGTGCCTCCCACGCCAGCAGGGACTCCTGTCAGCAATGACCTTTTCAGCCAGGCACTGCAGCAGGCTCTGCAGGCCTCCAGCATGTCCTCTCTGCAG GGGCGTTGGCAGTCCCAGCTGCAGCAGCTGAGAGACATGGGGATCCAGGATGAGGAGCTGATGTTACGGGCGCTCCAGGCTACAGAGGGGGACATCCAGTCAGCTCTGGAGCTCATCTTCGCTGGAGGGCCAGGACTCTGA
- the LOC112263643 gene encoding ubiquitin-like protein 7 isoform X1 — translation MIHYYHNVYSITSALVSVIVDHVTKHGLNIVSTKQIQQLMMSGWHLSLKLVDQPKSTFHFPETMPGDVSPGGYRVSTLKQLVSAQLPDSLPDPELIELVHCGRKLKDDLTLDSCGIQPGSTLHILKRTWPEPDINPEPVNRTTAAREFRVLQAALHSNSTYRDSVFKMLTNKESLDQIIVATPGLRSDPVALGVLQDKDLFVQFTDPNMLDVLISSHPALVNAIILVLHSVAGSMPAQSSAGSSRNVSSSSYSDMPGGFMFEGMSDDDEDFQSGNQAGPSNRTGGPAGMRPVSLGHSGATGPRPITQSELATALALASTPESSAVTPTAGAQQDTSSGVPPTPAGTPVSNDLFSQALQQALQASSMSSLQGRWQSQLQQLRDMGIQDEELMLRALQATEGDIQSALELIFAGGPGL, via the exons ATGATACATTATTACCATAATGTATATTCCATTACTTCCGCCTTGGTCAGCGTGATTGTGGACCACGTGACTAAACACGGACTAAACATCGTTTCAACAAAGCAAATC CAACAGCTTATGATGTCGGGGTGGCACCTGTCATTGAAGCTGGTGGATCAGCCCAAATCCACCTTCCACTTCCCTGAGACTATGCCTGGAGACGTGTCTCCCGGCGGGTACCGAGTCTCTACTCTGAAACAACTCGTTTCGGCACAGCTCCCGGATTCCCTACCGGACCCCGAACTCATAG AGCTGGTACACTGTGGTCGCAAGTTGAAGGATGACCTGACTTTAGACTCCTGTGGGATCCAGCCTGGATCGACCCTGCACATCCTCAAAAGGACCTGGCCTGAACCAGACATCAATCCAG AGCCAGTGAACAGGACGACTGCAGCCAGGGAGTTCCGTGTGCTGCAGGCAGCCCTCCACTCCAACTCCACCTACAGAGACTCG GTGTTTAAGATGCTGACTAATAAGGAGTCTCTAGATCAGATCATTGTGGCCACTCCAGGGCTTAGATCTGACCCGGTAGCGCTAG GAGTGCTCCAAGACAAAGATCTATTTGTGCAATTCACAGACCCCAACATGCTGGATGT GTTGATCAGTTCTCACCCAGCCCTGGTCAATGCCATCATCCTGGTCCTCCACTCAGTGGCTGGCAGCATGCCTGCTCAGTCCAGCGCCGGCTCCTCCCGCAACGTCTCCTCCAGCTCCTACAGTGACATGCCAG GAGGGTTTATGTTTGAGGGCATGTCTGATGACGATGAAGATTTCCAATCG GGCAATCAGGCAGGACCATCCAACCGAACCGGGGGCCCAGCAGGAATGCGGCCAGTGTCccttggccatagtggagctACAGGCCCTCGACCCATAACACAGAGTGAGCTGGCCACTGCCCTGGCCCTGGCCAGTACTCCTGAGAGCAGTGCTGTTACTCCCACTGCAGGGGCTCAG CAGGACACCTCATCTGGAGTGCCTCCCACGCCAGCAGGGACTCCTGTCAGCAATGACCTTTTCAGCCAGGCACTGCAGCAGGCTCTGCAGGCCTCCAGCATGTCCTCTCTGCAG GGGCGTTGGCAGTCCCAGCTGCAGCAGCTGAGAGACATGGGGATCCAGGATGAGGAGCTGATGTTACGGGCGCTCCAGGCTACAGAGGGGGACATCCAGTCAGCTCTGGAGCTCATCTTCGCTGGAGGGCCAGGACTCTGA